The stretch of DNA TAAAAATGCAACAATTAGTGCTAGGTATTTGTTGAGTTTTCTGTTAGCAAAGTTTATAGTTCtaaaagatgcattttaaaaagtttgaaaGCTTGTTTATGTGGCTGAAATGATCAATACATAGTTTTTTGTGATTCCAAAAGGCACTATAAGAAGATCTTGTGCACTAGAGTTCTTAGACATGCATGCAAAAGGATAATTATTGCTCATGAAGAATCTCTGCAATCAGAATaacctgctgtgttttctgtaatttgCACAAAAGGGTGCTGCAGAGtgatcaaactttttttttttaatgaagctATTTTTAGTTTCAGGCCAGGCTGCTGCACAGAGGGGGAGCGTGCGTGGCTCGATGACCTCCATCAATCTGCCACGAGCCGGAGTGTGACAATAGCATTATCATACCAATACACCATTCAgcttcagccaatcaggacgCAGCGCTTTCACTGCGCCGCACGAGCTGAAGAGTATAAAAGACGGAGGCTCGAGGTTTGAAAGCACTCTGCTCCTTTTCGGATTTACTCTCGAACACACTTGCTAAAGCTCTTTCCCTTTGCGGAatatcttcatcatcttcatcatgaCTCTTGAGGAAGTTCTGATCCAGAAACCCACCGAGCGTGCTCAGTGCACCGGCAAAGCCCTGGAGGAGGTCCTGGAGACCGCTAAAGACAACGACTCCCTCACCGTCGGTGTCTACGAGTGCGCAAAAGTTATGAATCTGTAAGTATGAGACTTTCAGCTTCAGATACTCGCTTTactacattttcatttattatatCAGCTGCTTTGGATCATTTTGTGGATGAAAgctcattgtgttttttcctttatcTTGTTTCCACAGTGACCCGGACAGCGTGTCTTTCTGCGTCCTGGCCATGGATGAGGAGTTTGAGTGTGATATCGCTCTCCAGATCCATTTCACTCTCATCCAGTCCTTCTGCTTCGACAACGACATCAGCATCGTCAGAGTGAGCGACATGCAGCGTCTGGCTGAGATTGTTGGTGACAAGGCGGAGCAGCTTGAAGATGCTCACTGCGTCCTCATCACGGTATGTAGAGCTCAGTTAACAGGGTTTTGTTCTACTAAACTATTTTATGTGatgcttttaaaaaagaaaacatgtgactaaagcttctctcctcttcctgtttgAACAGAACCCAGCTGAAGGTTCTTGGGAGGACCCCGCTCTGGAGAAACTGCACCTGTTCTGTGAGGAGAGCCGCCGTCTGAACGACTGGGTTCCTGAGATCAGCCTGCCCGGGCGTTGATCTGGGACTTGGCTCCTCTCTTGAACAGATGCTGTGAAGCTCTTACCTGGAAATACTCATCCTGATGAACAGGATGACCCTGTTTCTTCTCATCCCTGGATACTCCTGAGGAGGATTCCCGTCCAGGCAGCACGGCGCCGGCCCGAGGGGCCCCCGTGAACCGTCGCCTCTTGTCCAGTCCATGCCAAGATGACTCTCATTCTTTATGTGAATGAGGTCAGGTATGCCACAAGAGCGACACATCGACCCTCATTCTTTGTGCGGATGAGGTTTGGAGAGGAAGGAGATGCGAGTTCTGCGTCCTGTGGTTCCAC from Thunnus albacares chromosome 18, fThuAlb1.1, whole genome shotgun sequence encodes:
- the gadd45gb.1 gene encoding growth arrest and DNA-damage-inducible, gamma b, tandem duplicate 1, with the translated sequence MTLEEVLIQKPTERAQCTGKALEEVLETAKDNDSLTVGVYECAKVMNLDPDSVSFCVLAMDEEFECDIALQIHFTLIQSFCFDNDISIVRVSDMQRLAEIVGDKAEQLEDAHCVLITNPAEGSWEDPALEKLHLFCEESRRLNDWVPEISLPGR